A window of Bacillus sp. E(2018) contains these coding sequences:
- a CDS encoding alpha/beta hydrolase family protein, whose amino-acid sequence MLRIAFKSLLAFLMIISLYPSGHAQAKVELISNTPLSERLHDITLHSPALGKQTSLRVILPKGYEESEQTYPVLYLLHGCCGDYKAWTARTDIEKITEDLPLIVVMPDAGRGASYSDWYNGGAYGPPQWEKYHIKELIPWIEQRYRAKGTREGRAVAGLSMGGFGAMSYAARHPDLFVAAASFSGVLDTNLDPEFLEKTIFQNQEKVPPGTVWGDRETNEIIWRSHNPWDLAENLQGVDLAIHTGTGEAGGPLDGGLESPVEETCFVMSTSLHNRLDELNISHVWDSYGPGSHTWGYWQRNLHQTLPRFMDIFNNPPEAPIPFQYKSAESSFSIYGWDVTFDREKMEFARLSDVKKTGFKLQGSGKADVQTAPWFKPNGKYHVKIKGDRGARVVKTRADDEGRLRVSLDFTSKHAGDELSVSIKHKKN is encoded by the coding sequence ATGCTTCGAATCGCGTTTAAAAGTTTGCTTGCATTTCTCATGATCATTTCCCTTTATCCAAGTGGACATGCCCAAGCGAAAGTAGAGCTGATATCCAACACCCCGTTAAGTGAGAGGCTTCACGACATTACACTCCATAGTCCGGCATTAGGTAAACAGACATCACTGCGAGTCATTTTGCCTAAAGGGTATGAGGAATCAGAGCAAACATACCCTGTTCTTTACTTGCTACATGGTTGTTGTGGTGACTATAAAGCATGGACGGCTCGGACGGATATTGAAAAGATAACAGAGGATCTGCCGTTGATTGTGGTTATGCCGGATGCGGGAAGAGGTGCGAGTTATTCGGACTGGTATAACGGAGGTGCCTATGGACCGCCTCAGTGGGAGAAGTATCATATAAAAGAACTCATTCCGTGGATAGAGCAACGTTATCGTGCAAAAGGAACAAGAGAAGGACGAGCAGTAGCTGGTTTATCCATGGGTGGCTTTGGTGCAATGTCATACGCGGCAAGACATCCCGATCTTTTTGTAGCTGCAGCCTCGTTTTCAGGTGTACTTGATACGAACCTAGATCCTGAGTTTTTAGAGAAAACAATTTTTCAGAATCAGGAAAAAGTGCCACCTGGAACGGTTTGGGGTGACAGGGAAACGAACGAGATTATCTGGAGAAGCCATAATCCATGGGACTTAGCAGAAAACTTGCAAGGTGTGGATCTTGCTATTCACACGGGAACAGGTGAAGCGGGCGGACCGTTGGATGGTGGTTTGGAATCTCCGGTTGAAGAAACGTGTTTTGTGATGTCAACGAGTCTTCATAATCGGTTAGATGAACTGAATATTTCACATGTGTGGGATAGTTACGGACCAGGTTCTCATACTTGGGGATATTGGCAGCGCAATCTGCACCAAACGTTGCCTCGGTTCATGGACATCTTTAATAATCCCCCAGAAGCGCCGATTCCTTTTCAATATAAGTCGGCTGAATCATCCTTTTCTATCTACGGCTGGGATGTTACATTCGATCGAGAGAAAATGGAGTTTGCTAGATTATCCGACGTGAAGAAGACAGGATTTAAGCTTCAGGGTTCAGGAAAAGCAGATGTTCAGACAGCACCTTGGTTTAAGCCGAACGGAAAGTATCACGTGAAGATTAAAGGTGATCGTGGTGCTAGAGTTGTGAAGACACGTGCGGATGATGAAGGAAGACTGCGTGTTAGTTTAGATTTTACATCAAAACATGCTGGGGACGAGTTGTCAGTTAGTATTAAACATAAAAAGAATTAA